In the Setaria italica strain Yugu1 chromosome VI, Setaria_italica_v2.0, whole genome shotgun sequence genome, one interval contains:
- the LOC101784619 gene encoding germin-like protein 8-7: MAPSSYFLLAVFLALVACQANASDPSPLQDFCVADKHSPVKVNGFACKDPMAVNADDFFKAAKLDEPRNTAHSKVGSNVTLISALQLPGLNTLGISLARIDYAPLGENPPHTHPRATEILTVLEGTLYVGFVTSNPNNTLFAKVLNKGDVFVFPEGLIHFQFNPIHDKPAVALAALSSQNPGAITIANAVFGSKPPISDDVLAKAFQVEKGTIDWLQAQFWENNHY; this comes from the exons ATGGCCCCCTCCTCCTACTTCCTTCTTGCTGTTTTTCTAGCATTGGTCGCTTGCCAGGCTAATGCTTCCGATCCTAGCCCACTCCAGGACTTCTGTGTAGCTGACAAGCACTCTCCTG TGAAGGTGAATGGGTTTGCTTGCAAGGACCCCATGGCCGTGAATGCAGATGACTTCTTCAAGGCAGCTAAACTTGACGAGCCTAGGAACACCGCGCATAGCAAGGTGGGATCTAATGTCACATTGATCAGTGCCTTGCAGCTCCCTGGTCTCAACACTCTAGGCATCTCTCTAGCTCGCATTGACTATGCACCCCTAGGTGAGAATCCACCACACACCCACCCACGTGCCACTGAGATCCTAACAGTGCTTGAGGGGACCCTCTATGTTGGGTTTGTCACCTCCAACCCAAACAACACATTGTTTGCTAAGGTCCTCAACAAGGGTGATGTGTTTGTATTCCCCGAAGGGCTCATCCACTTCCAGTTCAACCCCATCCACGACAAGCCAGCGGTTGCACTCGCTGCGCTCAGCAGCCAAAACCCTGGGGCTATTACCATCGCTAATGCGGTCTTTGGATCAAAGCCACCAATCTCGGATGATGTGTTGGCCAAGGCATTCCAGGTGGAAAAGGGGACAATTGATTGGCTCCAGGCTCAGTTCTGGGAGAACAACCACTACTAA
- the LOC101785015 gene encoding germin-like protein 8-7 gives MAPSSYFLLAVFLALVACQANASDPSPLQDFCVADKHSPVKVNGFACKDPMAVNADDFFKAAKLDEPRNTAHSKVGSNVTLISALQLPGLNTLGISLARIDYAPLGENPPHTHPRATEILTVLEGTLYVGFVTSNPNNTLFAKILNKGDVFVFPQGLIHFQFNPIHDKPAVALAALSSQNPGAITIANAVFGSKPPISDDVLAKAFQVEKGTIDWLQAQFWENNHY, from the exons ATGGCCCCCTCCTCCTACTTCCTTCTTGCTGTTTTTCTAGCATTGGTCGCTTGCCAGGCTAATGCTTCCGATCCTAGCCCACTCCAGGACTTCTGTGTAGCTGACAAGCACTCTCCTG TGAAGGTGAATGGGTTTGCTTGCAAGGACCCCATGGCCGTGAATGCAGATGACTTCTTCAAGGCAGCTAAACTTGACGAGCCTAGGAACACCGCGCATAGCAAGGTGGGATCTAATGTCACATTGATCAGTGCCTTGCAGCTCCCTGGTCTCAACACTCTAGGCATCTCTCTAGCTCGCATTGACTATGCACCCCTAGGTGAGAATCCACCACACACCCACCCACGTGCCACTGAGATCCTAACAGTGCTTGAGGGAACTCTTTACGTTGGGTTTGTCACCTCCAACCCAAACAACACGCTTTTTGCAAAGATCCTCAATAAGGGTGATGTGTTTGTATTCCCACAAGGGCTCATCCACTTCCAGTTCAACCCCATCCACGACAAGCCAGCGGTTGCACTCGCTGCGCTCAGCAGCCAAAACCCTGGGGCTATTACCATCGCTAATGCGGTCTTTGGATCAAAGCCACCAATCTCGGATGATGTGTTGGCCAAGGCATTCCAGGTGGAAAAGGGGACAATTGATTGGCTCCAGGCTCAGTTCTGGGAGAACAACCACTACTAA
- the LOC105914538 gene encoding uncharacterized protein LOC105914538: MFGDRANFCTEVLTFEVVEFLRSYHAILGRPLYAKFMEVPNYTYLKLKMPRLNDLITVGSTFSHAYTCDREHYELATSIVNSAELPKLRNVAAPTVPDYNELTSTSVIRPIEVTKAV; this comes from the coding sequence atgTTTGGTGATCGTGCCAACTTCTGCACGGAGGTCTTGACCTTTGAGGTGGTGGAATTTCTGAGgtcctaccacgccatcttggggcgcccattgtatgccaagttcatggAGGTCCcgaactacacctacctcaagctgaaGATGCCGAGACTGAACGATCTCATCACCGTGGGTAGCACCTTCTCGCACGCCTACACATGCGACCGCGAGCACTATGAGCTCGCCACTAGCATCGTCAACTCCGCTGAGCTCCCGAAGCTCAGGAATGTGGCCGCGCCGACAGTCCCTGACTACAATGAGCTGACCTCCACGAGCGTCATACGTCCGATTGAGGTAACCAAGGCGGTGTAG
- the LOC101785416 gene encoding germin-like protein 8-7: MAPSSYFLLAVFLALVACQANASDPSPLQDFCVADKHSPVKVNGFACKDPMAVNADDFFKAAKLDEPRNTAHSKVGSNVTLISALQLPGLNTLGISLARIDYAPLGENPPHTHPRATEILTVLEGTLYVGFVTSNPNNTLFAKVLNKGDVFVFPEGLIHFQFNPIHDKPAVALAALSSQNPGAITIANAVFGSKPPISDDVLAKAFQVEKGTIDWLQAQFWENNHY, from the exons ATGGCCCCCTCCTCCTACTTCCTTCTTGCTGTTTTTCTAGCATTGGTCGCTTGCCAGGCTAATGCTTCCGATCCTAGCCCACTCCAGGACTTCTGTGTAGCTGACAAGCACTCTCCTG TGAAGGTGAATGGGTTTGCTTGCAAGGACCCCATGGCCGTGAATGCAGATGACTTCTTCAAGGCAGCTAAACTTGACGAGCCTAGGAACACCGCGCATAGCAAGGTGGGATCTAATGTCACATTGATCAGTGCCTTGCAGCTCCCTGGTCTCAACACTCTAGGCATCTCTCTAGCTCGCATTGACTATGCACCCCTAGGTGAGAATCCACCACACACCCACCCACGTGCCACTGAGATCCTAACAGTGCTTGAGGGGACCCTCTATGTTGGGTTTGTCACCTCCAACCCAAACAACACATTGTTTGCCAAGGTCCTCAACAAGGGTGATGTGTTTGTATTCCCCGAAGGGCTCATCCACTTCCAGTTCAACCCCATCCATGACAAGCCAGCGGTTGCACTCGCTGCGCTCAGCAGCCAAAACCCTGGGGCTATTACCATCGCTAATGCGGTCTTTGGATCAAAGCCACCAATCTCGGATGATGTGTTAGCCAAGGCATTCCAGGTGGAAAAGGGGACAATTGATTGGCTCCAGGCTCAGTTCTGGGAGAACAACCACTACTAA
- the LOC101786233 gene encoding germin-like protein 8-5: protein MAASYFLLAAFLAMVTSQAIASDPGPLQDFCVADIHSPVKVNGFVCKDPMAVNADDFFKAANLDKPMDTKKSKVGSNVTLINVMQLPGLNTLGISLARIDYAPLGQNPPHTHPRATEILTVLEGTLYVGFVTSNPNKLFAKVLNKGDVFVFPQGLIHFQFNPNPHKPAVAIAALSSQNPGAITIANAVFGSKPPISDDVLAKAFQVQKGTIDWLQAQFWENNHN from the exons ATGGCTGCCTCCTACTTTCTGCTCGCAGCTTTTCTAGCAATGGTCACTTCTCAAGCCATTGCTTCCGACCCTGGCCCGCTCCAGGACTTTTGTGTTGCCGACATACACTCTCCTG TGAAGGTCAATGGATTTGTTTGCAAGGACCCCATGGCCGTGAACGCAGATGACTTCTTCAAGGCAGCCAACCTTGATAAGCCTATGGACACCAAGAAGAGCAAGGTTGGATCCAATGTCACTTTGATCAATGTCATGCAGTTGCCTGGACTCAACACACTGGGCATCTCATTGGCCCGCATTGACTATGCGCCGTTAGGTCAGAATCCACCACACACCCACCCACGTGCCACAGAGATCCTCACCGTGCTCGAGGGGACCCTGTACGTCGGATTTGTCACCTCCAACCCAAACAAACTGTTTGCCAAGGTTCTCAACAAGGGTGATGTGTTTGTATTCCCACAAGGGCTCATCCACTTCCAGTTCAACCCAAACCCTCACAAGCCAGCAGTTGCTATTGCCGCGCTCAGCAGCCAGAACCCTGGGGCTATTACCATCGCAAATGCGGTTTTTGGATCAAAGCCACCGATCTCAGATGATGTCTTGGCCAAGGCATTCCAGGTGCAAAAGGGCACAATTGATTGGCTCCAAGCTCAATTCTGGGAGAATAACCACAACTAA
- the LOC101785826 gene encoding putative germin-like protein 12-4, which translates to MLPLSVAAYISPPSPCPKHQQDIHNQKQLNSLLQRAQTQKLRQTQMAASYFLLTAFLAMVTSQAIASDPGPLQDFCVADIHSPVKVNGFVCKDPMAVNADDFFKAANLDKPMDTKKSKVGSNVTLINVMQLPGLNTLGISLARIDYAPLGQNPPHTHPRATEILTVLEGTLYVGFVTSNPNKLFAKVLNKGDVFVFPQGLIHFQFNPVYDKPAVAIAALSSQNPGAITIANAVFGSKPPISDDVLAKAFQVQKGTIDWLQAQFWENNHN; encoded by the exons ATGTTGCCACTTTCTGTGGCAGCCTATATAAGCCCACCATCTCCATGCCCAAAGCATCAACAAGACATACACAATCAGAAGCAGCTGAATAGTCTACTTCAGAGAGCTCAAACACAAAAGCTGAGACAAACTCAAATGGCTGCCTCCTACTTTCTGCTCACAGCTTTTCTAGCAATGGTCACTTCTCAAGCCATTGCTTCCGACCCTGGCCCGCTCCAAGACTTTTGTGTTGCCGACATACACTCTCCTG TGAAGGTCAATGGATTTGTTTGCAAGGACCCCATGGCCGTGAACGCAGATGACTTCTTCAAAGCAGCCAACCTTGATAAGCCTATGGACACCAAGAAGAGCAAGGTTGGATCCAATGTCACTTTGATCAATGTCATGCAGTTGCCTGGACTCAACACACTGGGCATCTCATTGGCCCGTATTGACTATGCGCCGTTAGGTCAAAATCCACCACACACCCACCCACGTGCCACAGAGATCCTCACCGTGCTCGAGGGGACCCTGTATGTTGGATTTGTCACCTCCAACCCAAACAAACTGTTTGCAAAGGTGCTCAACAAGGGTGATGTGTTTGTATTCCCACAAGGGCTCATCCATTTCCAATTCAACCCTGTCTATGACAAGCCTGCAGTTGCTATAGCTGCGCTCAGCAGCCAGAACCCTGGTGCTATTACCATCGCAAATGCGGTTTTTGGATCAAAGCCACCAATTTCTGATGATGTCTTGGCCAAGGCATTCCAGGTGCAAAAGGGGACAATTGATTGGCTCCAAGCTCAATTCTGGGAGAATAACCACAACTAA